The Halanaerobiales bacterium nucleotide sequence TAATCATTTCTTTCTTCAAAACCAGGATAATATACTTTTTTAACTTTTGAGTTATTTTTTAAATATTTTGCAATTTTAATTGCATTTTTTTCATGTTCTCTCATTCTTAATGATAATGTCTTTAATCCTCGCAGTAGTAACCAGGCATTAAAAGGACTTAATACACCACCATATTCAGCCATATAATCAAATTTTAATTTATGAATATAATCCTGATCATTAGCAATTGCTATTCCAGCAACTACATCTCCATGTCCACTAATATATTTGGTTGCACTATGTATAACAATATCAGCACCAAAATTTAAAGGATTTTGAAAAAAAGGAGTAGCAAAGGTATTATCAACTATTACTTTTGCATTATAAGAATGAGCAATTTTAGTAACCTTTTTAATATCAATAATATCTAAGTTTGGATTAGCAGGAGTTTCAAAATAAACTACTGAAACCTTTTCAGATATATTTTTTTCTAATTTATTTAAATCTGTAAAATCTAATAATTTAGACTCAATTTTATTTTCTGGTAACATATTTTTGATAAAATTATGACTTGAACCATAAAGAACTTTATGCGCTAAAACCTTTTCCCCAGGGCCAACTTCAGACAATATTGTTGAACTAATTGCAGCCATTCCGGATGCAAAAGCAACTGCATCACAGCCATTTTCAAGAGCAGCTATCTTTTTTTCTAAAACTTTAAGTGTTGGATTATTACCTCTTGTATAAACATAATCATCTGTTTTAAAGGAAAAAGTCTTTTCAGCATGTTCCAGATTATCAAAAGTAAAAGTCGAAGTCATATATATAGGATTATTTAATGCATTTTTAGCTTTTCCTTCTTTTTCTCCAGCGTGAATTGCCATTGTTTCAAAACTTTTTTCCTTTTTCATGATTACCTCCCAAAAAACCTGTTTCAAAATACTCTAATTTTATATTTCTTTAATAAATTATTATTTCCTGCAATAACTTTATACTATTTCCCAGTATGGCCAAATCCTCCTGATCCTCTTTGACTTTTTTCAAGATTATCAACTTTTTCCCATTCAACTGTAAATGTCCGATGTATAATTAATTGAGCAATTCTATCTCCTTTTTTAATTTCAAATTTATTATCTCCATGATTAATTAAAATTACACCTAATTCCCCTCTATAACCAGGATCGATAACTCCATCAGCATTTAAAACAGTTATCCCGTGATCTAAAGCCAATCCACTTCTAGGATATACAAATCCACCATAACCTTCGGGAATAGCTATTTTTATACCTGTTTTAATTAATTTATATTCTCCCGGAGAGATTACCTTATTTTCAGAAGCATGTAAATCAAGACCAGCATCTTCTCCATAATGTTGATATTCAGGTAAAGGAACATCATCAACAAGTTTTTCAATTTTTATTTTCATAGTTTCACCTCAATTTTTAAAAATAGTTAAATATTACTTTGCAAAAACATGTTCTCCAATTGTAACTAAGGGTTCTCTTGTCTCAAACCACCACTTGTTTTTAGCTATTCTAGGGTTATAATAATATAAAGCACCTCGTGTAGGATCTTTACCATTTAAAGCTTCTCTAGCCGCTCTGTAGGCAGTTCTATTAGGGCTTAAATTAATTTGTCCATCTGCTACTGCTGAAAATTGACCTGATTGATAAATAACACTTCTAAAATCATCAGGAAAATAAGAACTTACTACCCTATTTATTACAACTGCCCCAACTGCAATCTGACCTATATAAGGTTCTCCTCTAGCTTCACCAAAAATTACTCTTGCTAATAATTCTAACTCTTTATTTGTTATAGTTTTAGATAATACTTCTCTTTCAGTGAGATTGTTAATTGGTACTTTTAAATTATCACCAGCTCTAATAATACTATTTTCAAGATTATTTAAAGCCATAATTACTCCGGTGGATGTATTAAAATCTCCGGCTAACTCATAAAGGGTATCTCCTAAACTTACATGATAAGTTATCAATTGAGATGGTGGTATATTAACTTCTATTTTTTGTTTATTATCATTAATTCTGATTGAATATGTACTATTATTATCAAAAGAAAATGATTTAGTCTTAGTTTCAATTTTTTCAGAAAACAATTTTGGGGCTTCTTTTTCTTCTTTTTCATTTTTTCTTTTTGGAATTATTAGTTCTTCACCTGCTTTAATTATTTTACCCTTTTTTATATCATTAACTTTCTTTAATCTATCAATACTTATATTATATTTTTCTGCTACTTCTGATAGAGTATCACCGGTCTGAATCACATAAATCAATTTAAAGTCAGGAGCAGCTTTAATTGAAATATTGATTGATATTATTGAAATAATTATA carries:
- the dut gene encoding dUTP diphosphatase, with the protein product MKIKIEKLVDDVPLPEYQHYGEDAGLDLHASENKVISPGEYKLIKTGIKIAIPEGYGGFVYPRSGLALDHGITVLNADGVIDPGYRGELGVILINHGDNKFEIKKGDRIAQLIIHRTFTVEWEKVDNLEKSQRGSGGFGHTGK
- a CDS encoding cell wall hydrolase; its protein translation is MKSKFILVSLFIIISIISINISIKAAPDFKLIYVIQTGDTLSEVAEKYNISIDRLKKVNDIKKGKIIKAGEELIIPKRKNEKEEKEAPKLFSEKIETKTKSFSFDNNSTYSIRINDNKQKIEVNIPPSQLITYHVSLGDTLYELAGDFNTSTGVIMALNNLENSIIRAGDNLKVPINNLTEREVLSKTITNKELELLARVIFGEARGEPYIGQIAVGAVVINRVVSSYFPDDFRSVIYQSGQFSAVADGQINLSPNRTAYRAAREALNGKDPTRGALYYYNPRIAKNKWWFETREPLVTIGEHVFAK
- a CDS encoding PLP-dependent aspartate aminotransferase family protein, with translation MKKEKSFETMAIHAGEKEGKAKNALNNPIYMTSTFTFDNLEHAEKTFSFKTDDYVYTRGNNPTLKVLEKKIAALENGCDAVAFASGMAAISSTILSEVGPGEKVLAHKVLYGSSHNFIKNMLPENKIESKLLDFTDLNKLEKNISEKVSVVYFETPANPNLDIIDIKKVTKIAHSYNAKVIVDNTFATPFFQNPLNFGADIVIHSATKYISGHGDVVAGIAIANDQDYIHKLKFDYMAEYGGVLSPFNAWLLLRGLKTLSLRMREHEKNAIKIAKYLKNNSKVKKVYYPGFEERNDYEIIKKQMSGYGAMISFELKGDIQKSKKLVNSLNLFQLAVSLGDTESLIEYPFAMTHRDYSEEELKKLGLSKKLLRISVGLETAKDLIDDLKQAFSKI